A window of the Miscanthus floridulus cultivar M001 chromosome 14, ASM1932011v1, whole genome shotgun sequence genome harbors these coding sequences:
- the LOC136503227 gene encoding uncharacterized protein, translating into MDGGIDLNIMCIVTLDAMGIGRSRIRPIGAPFHGIVPGKQAVSLGQINLLITFGDPTNYRIETLTFNVVGFHRTYHAILGRPCYTKFMVVPIYTYLKFKVPGSRGVITISATFLRGG; encoded by the coding sequence atggatggaggcatcgacctcaacatcatgtgcATCGTGacactcgacgccatgggcattggCCGGTCGCGCATCCGACCGATcggggcacctttccatggcatcgtgccagggaagcaaGCTGTATCGctcgggcagatcaatctgctcatcacctttggggatccgacCAACTACAGGATAGAGACACTCACCTTCAATGTGGTTGGATTCCATaggacctaccatgccatcctcggacgaccatgctacacgaagttcatggtcgtccccatctacacctacctaaagttcAAGGTGCCAGGCtcacgtggggtcatcaccatcagcgcCACCTTCCTGCGCGGAGGTTGA